The genomic interval TCAACGTCTTGACGCTTATTTTTTTTCTTCTGACCATGGCGTCTTTCATTCTCATCTCCCGTAATATCGTGCATGTAAGGCAGGCACATATTCCTTATCGGTTATTTTCTCCTCTTTCTGTAGGTCGCCTGGTATATTTAATTTAAATTTTAATTTTTAAATCCAGTTAATTAGTGTGGATGCTTTTATTTTGTGCATTCAATCAAAATAGTGCTCGATAATGCTCGTTATCGTCGTGTAGAAAGAGGATGCTAATAAATATAAAGCTGTAGAGGAGGATGGGATATGTACGGATTTATTGCGCGACAACCCATTTTTAACCCTGAGATGAAGACGGTGGCCTACGAGCTGCTCTTCAGAGATGGGATGACAAACCGTTTTCCGGATGTGTCGGCGGAATATGCCACCTCCAGGATGATATCAGATCAATTTTTATGCGTGCCGTCCCAGCGTATCGCCGGGGCACATACGTCGTTTATTAATTTCCCTTCGCGAATGGTCATAGACCGCAGTGGAGAAGCGCTGGATAAAGAGAGCGTGGTCATTGAGATCCTTGAAGATGCTGTACCGGGGGCTGAACTCTTGCAGGCCGTTAAGGAAATGAATGCGCACGGTTACCAATTCGCACTTGATGATTTCACCCTCGCACCTGAATGGGATGTTTTTTTACCCTATATTTCAATACTGAAATTCGACGTCAGAAATTATACCTTAGCGCAAATTAAACAGTATCTGAATGCACGTAAAGATCTGACCGGACATATTAAATATCTCGCTGAAAAAATTGAGACTAAAGAGGAATTCAGCCAATACAGGGAAGAGGGATTCTCGCTGTTTCAGGGCTATTTTTTCTGCCGTCCGGAGGTCATTAAATATAAACGGCTATCGCAAAATCAGCTGGCGATTTTTCGGCTGCAAATGGAGGTTGGGCGCAATAAACCTGATTTTCGAATTATCGAGTCGTTGATTAAAACCGATCTCACGCTGTCCTGGAAGATTATGCGCTACATGAAACACACCGCATTTAAACATATCGGTGCCTGTAATTTCAGTAAGTTAACCCTGAGTGAAGTGCTCAGATACCTTGGGGAGAACCAGCTGAGGCGGTTTGTTGCCGTCGTGGTCCTCGCCAGTGCGGGCAATGACACCGTCAGCGAGCTTTACCCGTTGAGTATGATGCGCGGAAAGTTCTGTGAACTGATTGCTGAGACGATGAAAGAACCCGCGCTGGCTGAA from Enterobacter sp. JBIWA008 carries:
- a CDS encoding HDOD domain-containing protein, with amino-acid sequence MYGFIARQPIFNPEMKTVAYELLFRDGMTNRFPDVSAEYATSRMISDQFLCVPSQRIAGAHTSFINFPSRMVIDRSGEALDKESVVIEILEDAVPGAELLQAVKEMNAHGYQFALDDFTLAPEWDVFLPYISILKFDVRNYTLAQIKQYLNARKDLTGHIKYLAEKIETKEEFSQYREEGFSLFQGYFFCRPEVIKYKRLSQNQLAIFRLQMEVGRNKPDFRIIESLIKTDLTLSWKIMRYMKHTAFKHIGACNFSKLTLSEVLRYLGENQLRRFVAVVVLASAGNDTVSELYPLSMMRGKFCELIAETMKEPALAENAFTCGLFSLLDTLLEQPMAELMKQIAVPQSVSNALCHQEGRLADMVNLCRYYEQQQWDEATRVRQALGLSDEDVVEAMRKATIWAGENAVS